Proteins from a genomic interval of Sphingobacterium sp. SYP-B4668:
- the ileS gene encoding isoleucine--tRNA ligase yields MYKEYKQLNLPQIGKEILERWEREHVFEKSISNRPSSKPYTFYEGPPSANGMPGIHHVMARSIKDIFCRYKTLKGYQVKRKGGWDTHGLPIELAVEKSLGITKEDIGKKISVEEYNAACRKEVMKYTDVWNDLTNKMGYWVDLENPYVTYENEYIETLWYLLKELYKKGLLYKGYTIQPYSPAAGTGLSSHELNQPGTYQDVKDTTIVAEFRLTKGQIHPAIDKLVETEDEDVTFIAWTTTPWTLPSNTALVVGKRITYVKIKTFNQYTAAPVSVILAKDLILKHFKSEGKDTSFQDYKLGDKIIPWEIANEFTGEELVGLRYDQLMPYITSEELQEKAFRVIPGDFVTTEDGTGIVHAAPTYGADDFRVAKENGVPGILVKDENGKEVPTVDRTGRFIKEITDFAGRFVKEEYYSDAERADKEFRPTDVLIAIKLKEENKAFDVKKYEHTYPHCWRTDKPVLYYPLDSWFIKTTAVKEDLVALNKTINWKPEATGSGRFGNWLENLVDWNLSRSRYWGTPLPIWRSEDENEEICIGSLPELKSFLEDSLRSDILSDEEKNRNREYLEKFGTGDLDLHRPYVDDIVLVSDGGQKLFREPDLIDVWFDSGAMPYAQWGLDHEKLERGEEYPFKDGFENAFPADFIAEGVDQTRGWFFTLHAISTMIRKSVSFKNVVSNGLVLDKKGNKMSKRLGNGVDPFSTIDQYSADATRWYMISNASPWDNLKFNMEGLDEVRRKFFGTLYNTYAFFALYANIDKFEYAEPEIAINERPEIDRWIISLLNSLTKEVDDFYADFEPTKAARAIQNFVDEHLSNWYVRLCRRRFWKGEYSADKISAYQTLYTCLDTIAKLMSPISPFFSDQLFLDLNQVTGKEQVVSVHLANFPVFHPHLVDKELEERMALAQDISSLTLSLRKKTAINVRQPLNKILVPVLDSAFQHQVEKVKDLILSETNIKDIEFIGDTTGIIKKKIKPNFKALGSKVGKDMKMVSAAINVLSPTDISTLEKEGTLALIDTPYTISIDDVEIVAEDVEGWQVANLGKLTVALDVHITEALKKEGLSRELINRIQNIRKEKGLEVTDRIKVMLSDIPEITAAAKENLSYISAEILADSFDFQESLANGESIEIDEKELTVLIVKV; encoded by the coding sequence ATGTACAAGGAATATAAGCAGCTCAATCTGCCTCAAATAGGCAAAGAAATATTAGAACGTTGGGAACGTGAACATGTCTTTGAAAAAAGTATCAGCAACCGCCCCTCCAGCAAACCATACACATTTTATGAAGGACCTCCTTCTGCAAATGGAATGCCGGGAATTCACCATGTGATGGCGCGTTCGATCAAGGATATTTTCTGCAGGTATAAAACTTTAAAAGGTTATCAGGTCAAACGTAAAGGCGGGTGGGATACCCACGGTCTTCCTATTGAACTTGCTGTAGAGAAGAGCCTTGGCATCACGAAGGAAGATATTGGAAAGAAGATTTCCGTAGAGGAATATAATGCGGCTTGTCGTAAAGAGGTCATGAAATATACAGACGTATGGAATGACTTGACCAACAAGATGGGATACTGGGTCGACTTAGAAAATCCATATGTCACCTATGAAAATGAATATATCGAAACGCTTTGGTATTTATTAAAAGAACTCTATAAAAAGGGACTTTTATATAAAGGATATACTATACAGCCATATTCTCCTGCTGCAGGAACGGGCCTAAGCTCGCACGAGCTAAATCAGCCCGGCACCTATCAAGATGTAAAAGATACCACAATCGTTGCTGAGTTTCGATTGACTAAAGGACAGATTCATCCGGCTATAGACAAACTTGTCGAAACCGAAGATGAAGATGTGACCTTCATAGCTTGGACCACTACCCCATGGACACTTCCTTCCAATACTGCACTTGTTGTGGGTAAGAGAATCACCTATGTAAAAATCAAAACCTTCAACCAATACACTGCGGCTCCTGTTTCTGTCATCCTGGCCAAGGATTTGATTCTAAAACACTTCAAATCAGAAGGAAAAGATACTTCTTTTCAAGATTATAAATTGGGGGATAAGATAATTCCTTGGGAAATAGCGAACGAATTTACAGGTGAAGAATTGGTGGGACTTCGTTACGACCAATTAATGCCTTATATTACAAGCGAAGAGCTTCAAGAAAAGGCTTTTCGAGTCATTCCAGGTGACTTTGTCACAACCGAAGATGGTACCGGTATCGTACATGCAGCCCCAACTTATGGTGCGGATGACTTTAGGGTAGCCAAAGAAAATGGAGTACCAGGTATCTTAGTAAAAGATGAAAATGGCAAAGAAGTTCCTACCGTAGATCGCACGGGACGCTTTATAAAAGAAATAACAGATTTTGCAGGACGCTTTGTCAAAGAAGAATATTATTCGGACGCTGAGCGCGCAGACAAAGAGTTTCGTCCAACGGATGTCTTGATTGCTATTAAGCTTAAAGAAGAAAACAAGGCTTTCGATGTCAAAAAATATGAACACACCTATCCACACTGTTGGCGTACGGATAAACCGGTCCTTTATTATCCATTAGATAGCTGGTTTATCAAAACTACAGCCGTCAAAGAGGATCTGGTGGCATTAAATAAAACTATCAATTGGAAACCTGAAGCTACAGGTTCTGGACGCTTCGGAAATTGGTTGGAAAACTTAGTAGACTGGAATCTTTCTCGCTCCCGTTATTGGGGTACTCCTTTGCCTATATGGCGTTCAGAGGATGAGAACGAAGAGATTTGCATTGGATCACTTCCCGAACTCAAATCCTTTTTAGAGGATTCCCTTAGATCCGATATACTTTCGGACGAAGAGAAAAATAGAAATCGTGAATATCTCGAAAAGTTTGGAACAGGAGATTTAGATCTACATCGTCCTTATGTAGACGACATCGTATTAGTATCAGATGGGGGACAAAAATTGTTCCGTGAACCAGACTTAATCGACGTTTGGTTTGATTCAGGCGCAATGCCTTACGCGCAATGGGGACTTGACCATGAAAAATTGGAAAGAGGAGAAGAATACCCTTTCAAAGATGGTTTTGAAAACGCCTTTCCTGCCGATTTTATTGCCGAAGGTGTAGATCAGACTCGAGGATGGTTCTTTACCCTACACGCAATTTCGACCATGATACGCAAGTCGGTATCCTTCAAGAATGTCGTTTCCAACGGACTCGTTTTGGACAAAAAAGGCAACAAGATGTCCAAGCGTTTGGGCAATGGGGTCGATCCTTTTTCCACCATCGATCAATACAGTGCAGATGCTACCCGTTGGTATATGATTAGTAATGCCTCACCATGGGACAACTTGAAGTTCAATATGGAAGGGCTGGATGAAGTACGTCGCAAGTTTTTTGGGACGTTGTACAACACCTATGCCTTTTTTGCTCTGTATGCCAACATTGATAAATTTGAGTATGCTGAACCTGAAATTGCAATCAATGAGCGCCCTGAGATAGACAGATGGATCATCTCTTTATTAAATAGCTTGACAAAAGAGGTGGACGATTTTTATGCAGACTTCGAACCGACCAAAGCCGCCCGTGCTATCCAAAACTTTGTGGATGAGCATCTCAGCAACTGGTATGTACGACTATGTCGTCGCCGTTTTTGGAAAGGGGAGTATTCAGCTGACAAAATTTCAGCGTATCAGACGTTATATACCTGTCTAGATACCATTGCAAAATTGATGTCTCCAATTTCACCTTTCTTCTCCGATCAATTGTTCCTTGACCTTAACCAAGTAACAGGAAAAGAGCAGGTAGTATCTGTACATCTAGCCAATTTCCCTGTATTCCATCCCCACTTAGTAGATAAAGAGTTGGAAGAAAGAATGGCCTTGGCACAGGATATTTCTTCGTTAACGCTATCATTGAGGAAGAAAACAGCTATCAATGTCAGACAGCCCTTGAATAAAATATTGGTACCTGTATTGGATAGTGCATTCCAACATCAAGTCGAAAAAGTCAAGGACCTTATCCTATCCGAGACCAATATCAAAGATATTGAGTTCATCGGCGACACCACTGGAATTATTAAGAAAAAAATAAAACCTAATTTCAAGGCTCTTGGCTCGAAAGTTGGTAAAGATATGAAGATGGTTAGTGCTGCCATCAATGTATTATCACCAACTGACATTAGTACACTAGAGAAGGAAGGTACCTTAGCCTTAATTGACACACCTTATACCATCTCAATAGATGATGTCGAAATTGTTGCTGAAGACGTTGAAGGCTGGCAAGTTGCCAATTTAGGAAAGCTTACTGTGGCTTTGGATGTCCATATCACAGAAGCGTTGAAGAAAGAAGGGTTATCTCGCGAATTAATCAATAGAATTCAGAATATTCGTAAAGAAAAGGGACTAGAAGTGACGGATAGAATTAAGGTAATGCTTAGTGATATTCCTGAAATTACAGCAGCAGCCAAAGAAAATTTATCTTATATTAGCGCTGAAATTCTAGCCGATTCTTTTGATTTTCAAGAATCTTTAGCAAACGGAGAATCTATTGAAATTGACGAGAAAGAACTAACAGTATTAATTGTAAAAGTTTAA
- a CDS encoding TraR/DksA family transcriptional regulator, with product MADNNEKTRYSDAELLEFKGIILEKLRIAKEELSSLTKSLNNSNANGTDDTAGTYKTLEDGSATLEKEQTNQLAARQKKFIDNLEAALVRIENKTYGVCRETGKLIQKERLKAVPHTTLSIEAKNKQY from the coding sequence ATGGCAGATAACAATGAAAAAACTCGTTATAGCGATGCAGAATTGCTAGAGTTTAAAGGAATTATTCTTGAGAAATTACGCATTGCTAAGGAAGAACTTTCTTCGCTGACAAAATCGCTGAATAATAGCAATGCGAATGGGACTGACGATACGGCTGGAACGTATAAGACATTAGAGGATGGATCTGCTACTTTGGAGAAAGAGCAAACCAACCAGTTAGCTGCGCGCCAGAAGAAATTTATTGACAATCTAGAAGCAGCGTTGGTACGTATTGAAAACAAAACGTATGGTGTGTGCCGTGAGACGGGTAAATTAATTCAAAAAGAAAGATTAAAAGCTGTCCCCCATACTACATTGAGTATTGAGGCTAAAAACAAACAATATTAA
- a CDS encoding lipoprotein signal peptidase → MKGYTKPLLLIFIILLVDQLSKFWVKLNMTIGQSYRILGEYFQIHFIENNGMAYGMEFGGEAGKLFLTLFRIIAVAGIGYGLHYMIKHKYNRGFILNVALIMAGAAGNIIDSTFYGMIFSESTWYDKAVLFPQGGGYESIFHGKVVDMLYFPLISGTFPSWLPIWGGEEFLFFRPVFNVADSAISVGVILILLFQKRYFKVEHEEKSSVHSEMLED, encoded by the coding sequence ATGAAAGGCTACACCAAACCCCTCCTGTTAATTTTTATAATCCTCCTAGTTGACCAGCTATCCAAATTCTGGGTCAAGCTTAATATGACCATTGGTCAGAGTTATAGAATATTGGGAGAATATTTTCAGATCCATTTTATTGAAAACAATGGGATGGCATATGGAATGGAGTTTGGTGGTGAAGCTGGCAAACTGTTCCTGACTCTATTCAGAATAATAGCTGTTGCAGGTATCGGTTACGGTTTGCACTATATGATCAAACATAAATATAATAGAGGCTTTATCCTGAATGTTGCACTTATTATGGCCGGTGCAGCCGGAAATATTATTGATTCCACATTTTACGGAATGATTTTCAGTGAAAGTACTTGGTACGATAAAGCAGTTCTATTTCCTCAAGGAGGTGGATACGAATCCATTTTTCATGGAAAAGTAGTAGATATGCTATACTTCCCCTTGATCAGTGGGACATTTCCAAGTTGGCTACCCATATGGGGGGGCGAAGAGTTTTTATTCTTCCGTCCAGTCTTCAACGTAGCCGATTCCGCTATATCCGTAGGCGTTATCCTCATTTTGCTCTTTCAAAAAAGATACTTCAAAGTGGAACATGAAGAAAAATCAAGTGTCCATAGTGAAATGTTGGAAGACTAG
- a CDS encoding M20/M25/M40 family metallo-hydrolase → MSTRKLMLCSVFAVSLLCIGSKVSIAQQIDTVLLKKHIYYLADDKMKGRGTGSKEVKNAAKYVEKHFKKYGLTPKGEKGYRQAFTAKVRRVVVKDSIRTADNVIGLIDNGAPLTIVIGAHYDHLGTGHQGSSKDSLGVGKIHNGADDNASGTAALLELARYYSSNNIKEEYNLLFIAFGAEELGLVGSKYFTENPTIPLDHITAMLNMDMIGRYNPAQGVAVIGYGTSKKWPEIFNGLTPSIKYYTGHDGNGGSDQTSFYKKDIPVLFFHTGGHPDYHMPTDDADKIDYTSLKGIADLEIMIIDRIMKQQHKLDFQFTN, encoded by the coding sequence ATGTCAACACGTAAACTCATGCTATGCTCAGTCTTCGCGGTAAGTCTACTTTGCATAGGTTCAAAAGTTAGCATTGCGCAACAAATCGATACCGTACTATTAAAAAAACACATTTATTATCTGGCCGATGATAAGATGAAAGGAAGGGGCACTGGCAGTAAAGAGGTAAAAAATGCCGCCAAGTATGTAGAAAAACACTTCAAAAAATATGGTCTTACACCTAAAGGCGAAAAGGGGTATCGACAAGCTTTTACCGCCAAAGTACGTCGAGTAGTTGTAAAAGACAGCATTCGTACCGCAGATAATGTCATCGGACTGATTGACAACGGCGCTCCCTTGACCATTGTTATCGGTGCACATTATGATCATTTGGGCACAGGGCATCAGGGTAGCTCAAAGGATTCATTAGGGGTCGGCAAAATACACAACGGAGCAGATGACAACGCCTCTGGTACCGCGGCCCTCCTCGAACTTGCAAGATACTACAGTAGCAATAATATAAAAGAAGAATACAATCTCCTGTTTATTGCTTTTGGAGCAGAAGAACTCGGACTCGTTGGCTCTAAGTACTTTACTGAGAACCCTACTATACCCCTTGACCATATCACTGCCATGCTCAATATGGACATGATAGGCCGGTACAATCCAGCACAAGGTGTAGCCGTGATTGGATACGGCACCAGCAAGAAATGGCCTGAAATATTCAATGGGTTGACACCTTCCATCAAGTACTACACGGGGCATGATGGCAATGGGGGTTCCGATCAAACTTCCTTTTACAAAAAAGATATACCCGTTCTATTTTTTCATACAGGAGGACATCCTGACTATCACATGCCCACAGATGATGCCGACAAGATAGACTACACCTCGCTCAAAGGAATTGCAGACTTAGAAATCATGATCATTGATAGAATAATGAAACAGCAGCACAAGCTAGACTTTCAATTTACTAACTAA
- a CDS encoding SDR family oxidoreductase has translation MNTTVLITGANGFLGQKLVDLISRDRRYKVIATSKGVNRNPNQENYKFKQLDILNQKEVEHLLTEIQPDVIIHTAALTNVESCEQQPELCQRMNVDSVTQLGTYAYKHGTYIIHLSTDFVFDGANGPYNEEAETNPLSAYGISKLASEQALLATDCNCAILRTILVYGIIADPLRSNLVLWAKEKLSAGESIKVVNDQYRMPTFVDDLAEACLLAIEKRATGLFHISGKEMMSIVQAVYAVADFWNLDKSLIQEISAADIGQADNRPKKTGFDLTKAEISLGFVPSAFLDSLKQIDKQFKKFRRIQAHRYKSKIV, from the coding sequence ATGAATACAACGGTATTAATCACAGGAGCCAACGGATTTTTAGGTCAGAAATTAGTCGATTTGATTTCACGGGATAGACGGTACAAGGTCATCGCTACCTCTAAAGGTGTCAACCGAAATCCCAACCAGGAAAACTATAAATTCAAGCAACTGGATATCCTCAATCAGAAGGAAGTGGAACATTTACTCACCGAAATTCAACCGGATGTGATTATCCATACTGCTGCTTTGACCAATGTCGAGAGCTGTGAACAGCAGCCAGAACTTTGTCAGCGCATGAATGTAGACAGTGTGACGCAATTAGGGACGTATGCCTACAAACACGGCACCTATATCATACACCTCTCTACAGACTTTGTATTTGATGGGGCAAATGGACCTTATAATGAGGAAGCAGAAACAAACCCCTTAAGTGCCTATGGGATTAGCAAGCTTGCTTCCGAGCAAGCACTACTTGCTACGGACTGTAACTGCGCAATTCTCCGTACCATACTTGTATATGGTATTATTGCGGACCCACTACGGTCCAATCTAGTACTATGGGCCAAAGAAAAGCTGAGCGCTGGTGAATCTATAAAAGTCGTTAACGACCAATATCGTATGCCGACGTTTGTAGATGACCTGGCGGAAGCCTGTCTGCTTGCTATTGAAAAAAGGGCCACCGGCCTTTTTCATATTTCAGGAAAGGAAATGATGTCTATTGTACAAGCCGTATATGCAGTGGCTGACTTTTGGAATCTAGACAAGAGTTTAATCCAAGAAATCTCTGCAGCAGATATTGGTCAAGCTGACAATCGTCCTAAAAAAACAGGTTTTGATTTAACAAAAGCTGAAATCAGTCTAGGATTTGTACCCTCAGCTTTTTTAGATAGTCTCAAGCAAATCGACAAGCAATTTAAAAAATTTAGACGCATACAAGCACATCGCTATAAGAGTAAAATAGTTTAA
- a CDS encoding acyl-CoA thioesterase, with translation MKAKFAKESYTEMNELVLPNDTNTFGNLMGGRLLYWMDICSAMAAQKHCNNVVVTASVDNVSFNRPVKLGEVVTIKAQVTRAFNTSLEVRLEVFAQNLPKGTKDKSNEAYYTFVALDEEGKPKAIPALVAESEQEIKLYDEAMERRELRLILAGKIKPQHATGIKKLLKRLEQKGD, from the coding sequence ATGAAAGCAAAGTTTGCAAAAGAATCCTACACGGAGATGAATGAACTCGTCCTCCCCAATGACACCAATACATTTGGAAATTTAATGGGGGGCAGGTTACTCTATTGGATGGATATCTGCTCGGCGATGGCCGCACAGAAACACTGCAACAATGTGGTGGTAACAGCCTCAGTGGACAATGTGTCTTTTAATCGTCCTGTAAAGCTCGGTGAAGTTGTCACCATTAAAGCGCAGGTGACACGTGCATTCAATACCTCTCTAGAAGTACGTCTCGAGGTCTTCGCCCAGAATCTTCCTAAAGGTACCAAGGACAAATCCAATGAGGCTTACTATACATTTGTAGCGTTGGATGAAGAGGGCAAGCCCAAAGCCATTCCAGCGCTAGTTGCTGAGAGTGAGCAGGAAATAAAATTGTATGACGAAGCCATGGAAAGAAGAGAACTACGGCTTATTCTAGCGGGAAAAATCAAACCGCAGCATGCTACCGGTATCAAGAAATTGTTGAAAAGGTTAGAGCAAAAAGGAGATTAA
- a CDS encoding EVE domain-containing protein, with the protein MNYFLVKSEPFKYSWEQFNKDGQTFWDGVRNYQARNNMKAMQIGDLVLFYHSNEGKEVVGIAKVVKEFYQDPTTDDERWVVVDLAPVETFPHPVTLEQIKADQFLQDVALVRQGRLSVMPLKQEEFDRIVLLGNGG; encoded by the coding sequence ATGAACTATTTTTTAGTTAAATCAGAGCCTTTTAAATATAGCTGGGAACAATTTAATAAAGACGGACAGACCTTCTGGGATGGCGTACGCAATTATCAGGCCCGCAACAATATGAAGGCTATGCAGATCGGAGATTTGGTGCTTTTTTATCATAGTAACGAGGGTAAAGAAGTAGTGGGCATAGCCAAAGTGGTAAAGGAGTTTTATCAGGACCCCACTACCGATGATGAAAGATGGGTAGTGGTTGACCTTGCGCCTGTAGAGACTTTTCCTCATCCGGTGACTTTAGAACAAATCAAAGCGGACCAATTTCTGCAGGATGTAGCACTGGTACGTCAAGGAAGGTTGTCTGTAATGCCTTTAAAACAAGAAGAGTTCGATCGTATCGTTCTCCTTGGAAATGGCGGATAG
- the gldC gene encoding gliding motility protein GldC, with protein MKKAEIKLQIELDEQNVPEQINWSSSDGESTDELPAKAMFLALWDSQYKNSMRIDLWTKDMPYDEMKRFFYETLQTLGDTFIRSAGGDPMADKVIGDLRDYCAHFAEKMEVLEQQ; from the coding sequence ATGAAGAAAGCAGAAATAAAATTACAGATAGAGTTGGACGAGCAAAATGTCCCCGAGCAAATCAATTGGTCTTCTAGTGACGGTGAGTCTACTGATGAACTTCCCGCAAAAGCGATGTTCCTTGCTCTTTGGGATTCTCAATACAAGAATTCGATGCGTATAGATCTTTGGACAAAGGATATGCCTTATGATGAGATGAAACGTTTTTTTTATGAAACTCTTCAGACATTAGGTGATACCTTTATCCGTTCGGCAGGTGGAGATCCCATGGCTGATAAAGTGATTGGTGATCTCAGGGATTACTGTGCGCATTTTGCCGAAAAAATGGAAGTACTCGAGCAGCAATAG
- a CDS encoding DEAD/DEAH box helicase, with protein MQNSFEDFKFNKQILNAITEAGYTVPTEIQQKAITPILAGQDVMGIAQTGTGKTAAFVLPMLMKLKYAQGNDARALILSPTRELAMQIEEHIRLFSQYLDLRTVVLYGGLGPKTQIENLEKGVDIIVATPGRFLDLYLEGHIPVKSLKFLVLDEADKMMDMGFISKIHRVLEVVPRKRQNLLFSATMSELVRKIAGDFLAFPTVIEVTEQATPAQTIQQVVYKVPNLKTKLNLVQHLLKDDEKFHRLIVFCKTRAVADNVFHFLERKYGAEQVRVIHANKGQNTRINSINAFKEGSIRILVATDVAARGLDVSNVSHVINFEVPIVIEDYVHRIGRTGRAFNVGDAITLANPAEEYYVRKIEKLIRQSIPVNELPDEVFVESTGFEERQAIAREIDSQKKKDNPDFKGAFHEKKYMLNGNGQPKSRSSKRDGGKRKSNSSKSGRTFRGK; from the coding sequence ATGCAAAACTCGTTTGAAGACTTCAAGTTCAATAAACAGATTCTTAATGCCATCACAGAGGCGGGTTATACCGTACCAACTGAGATTCAGCAAAAAGCAATCACTCCTATTCTTGCAGGGCAGGATGTGATGGGAATCGCGCAGACAGGAACGGGTAAGACTGCCGCTTTTGTGTTGCCGATGTTGATGAAATTGAAGTATGCCCAAGGAAATGACGCTAGAGCGCTTATACTCTCGCCGACTCGCGAATTGGCGATGCAAATCGAGGAGCACATACGTTTATTCTCCCAATATTTGGATTTGAGAACTGTGGTTCTTTATGGAGGCCTTGGTCCCAAGACACAGATTGAAAATCTCGAAAAAGGGGTGGACATCATAGTGGCTACTCCTGGACGTTTCTTGGATTTGTACCTAGAAGGACATATTCCTGTGAAGTCATTGAAATTCCTCGTATTGGACGAGGCCGATAAAATGATGGATATGGGATTTATATCTAAGATACATCGTGTATTGGAGGTGGTCCCTCGGAAACGGCAAAATCTTTTGTTTTCTGCGACCATGAGCGAATTGGTTCGTAAGATAGCGGGTGATTTTTTAGCCTTTCCCACAGTTATAGAAGTTACGGAACAAGCTACTCCTGCACAAACTATTCAGCAAGTGGTTTATAAAGTTCCTAATTTGAAGACTAAACTGAATCTTGTTCAACATTTATTGAAAGACGATGAGAAATTTCATCGTTTGATAGTCTTTTGCAAGACACGAGCAGTAGCTGATAATGTATTTCATTTTCTAGAGCGTAAGTATGGTGCTGAGCAGGTGAGGGTCATCCATGCAAATAAAGGGCAGAATACACGGATTAATTCTATTAATGCTTTTAAGGAAGGAAGTATCCGAATCTTGGTTGCCACGGATGTGGCAGCGCGAGGATTGGATGTGTCTAACGTGAGTCACGTGATTAATTTTGAGGTGCCGATCGTTATAGAAGATTATGTACACCGTATTGGTCGTACAGGGCGAGCGTTTAATGTAGGCGACGCGATTACATTAGCAAATCCGGCAGAAGAATATTACGTACGTAAGATTGAAAAATTGATTCGCCAATCTATCCCTGTAAACGAATTGCCTGACGAAGTGTTTGTCGAGAGTACTGGCTTTGAAGAGCGTCAGGCCATAGCTCGTGAAATTGATAGTCAAAAGAAAAAAGATAATCCTGATTTCAAAGGTGCTTTCCATGAGAAAAAGTATATGTTGAATGGAAATGGTCAACCTAAGTCTCGGTCTTCAAAACGTGATGGAGGGAAAAGGAAATCAAATTCATCCAAATCTGGTCGAACTTTCAGAGGTAAGTAA